A window of the Ignisphaera sp. genome harbors these coding sequences:
- a CDS encoding ABC transporter ATP-binding protein gives MSNAVEVGGLYVGYDRYNYVLQDISFDVPRNTICVVVGPNGSGKSTLFRTIVGVLRPAKGYVRVLGMDPCLDDVKKLIGYLPEGSRVYPMLSVWENLEFFAKIYGVDLDRVNQVLEAMKLGSYRNKLAGSLSQGLRKRLALARAIMHSPEVLVLDEPFTELDIESLGIVRNIIREYIEVYGRTVILSTHRNEEIEMMSSLSPNMKLVILKNGKLISTYTYDELRSHTRNVEVIIRFPSEQTDKAVAVLEMENIDIVEKHPGFIIVRVDNLLNDVPRIIKMLNAMNINVYEVKPLRTALESMLELLLVEK, from the coding sequence TTGAGCAACGCTGTTGAGGTTGGAGGACTTTATGTAGGTTATGACAGATATAACTATGTATTGCAAGACATATCCTTCGACGTCCCCAGGAACACCATATGCGTTGTTGTAGGGCCTAACGGGTCTGGAAAATCAACACTATTTCGCACTATTGTAGGTGTGTTAAGACCTGCCAAAGGCTATGTGAGGGTTCTGGGTATGGATCCCTGTCTAGACGATGTTAAGAAACTTATTGGCTATCTCCCCGAGGGATCTAGGGTATACCCTATGCTTTCTGTATGGGAAAACCTAGAGTTTTTCGCTAAGATATACGGTGTAGATCTTGATAGGGTAAACCAAGTTCTCGAAGCAATGAAGTTGGGTAGCTATAGGAATAAGTTAGCGGGCTCTCTAAGCCAAGGCCTTAGAAAGAGATTGGCGCTTGCCAGAGCTATAATGCATAGTCCAGAGGTGCTTGTTCTCGACGAGCCTTTCACAGAGCTAGATATTGAAAGCCTAGGTATTGTTAGAAACATTATTAGGGAATACATCGAGGTCTATGGGCGCACAGTGATACTGTCAACACATAGAAACGAAGAGATAGAAATGATGAGCTCTTTAAGTCCTAACATGAAGCTAGTTATACTAAAGAATGGCAAGCTCATTAGTACATATACATACGATGAGCTAAGATCACACACAAGAAATGTCGAGGTCATTATAAGGTTTCCCAGCGAACAGACAGACAAAGCCGTTGCCGTCTTGGAGATGGAGAACATCGATATAGTTGAAAAACACCCTGGTTTCATAATAGTTCGAGTTGACAATCTATTAAATGATGTCCCACGCATAATAAAGATGTTGAACGCTATGAACATCAATGTGTATGAAGTAAAACCATTGAGAACAGCTTTAGAGTCGATGTTGGAACTACTCCTTGTAGAAAAATAA
- a CDS encoding zinc ribbon domain-containing protein: MCPKCISKLTYTHRLAICRKCGFKRDRDSVGAINIWIRALQAYAGEPGSPQRAPTMKGETRQSRGKEMRG; the protein is encoded by the coding sequence ATTTGCCCAAAATGCATTTCCAAACTAACCTATACACATAGACTAGCGATTTGCAGAAAATGCGGGTTCAAAAGAGACAGAGACTCTGTTGGAGCCATAAACATCTGGATTAGGGCACTCCAAGCGTATGCGGGGGAGCCTGGGTCTCCCCAAAGAGCCCCTACGATGAAGGGTGAAACCCGACAGAGCAGGGGAAAAGAGATGAGGGGATGA
- a CDS encoding phosphate-starvation-inducible PsiE family protein, with protein sequence MDLREAVQRFVVNVARIARYIVEVLEATLILIIIGLTLIAMIYIFKDITSLRVESAWNEINLIVTDVLVAIILIELTRSFIISSIGRERFLEGFIELAIIILVREIAIGVLSGNVLAALMASGGVLFLATSLWIIKEKVKKLKEGE encoded by the coding sequence ATGGATCTTCGTGAAGCTGTACAAAGGTTTGTAGTTAATGTAGCTAGAATTGCTAGATATATTGTCGAGGTCTTAGAAGCTACCTTGATATTGATTATTATTGGACTTACCCTGATTGCAATGATATATATTTTTAAAGATATAACAAGTCTTAGAGTTGAAAGTGCTTGGAATGAAATTAATTTAATTGTAACCGATGTTCTAGTTGCTATAATACTTATTGAACTTACCCGTAGTTTCATCATATCTTCTATAGGGAGAGAGCGTTTTTTAGAGGGATTCATCGAACTTGCCATAATCATACTCGTTAGAGAGATAGCAATAGGTGTACTATCTGGAAATGTCCTAGCCGCTTTAATGGCTTCAGGAGGGGTATTATTTCTAGCTACTAGTCTTTGGATAATCAAAGAAAAGGTTAAGAAATTAAAAGAAGGAGAATAG
- a CDS encoding NADP-dependent malic enzyme: MESNWFLKSLELHQLYRGKIEIVPKVPVTGLDDFSIWYTPGVAEPSKRIYQEGDDLSFEYTWRWNTAVVVSDGTRVLGLGSIGPAAALPVMEGKALLFKYLGGVDAIPLVVGERDPDKFIYIVKALEPSFGAVNLEDIESPKCFYILERLQEILDIPVWHDDQQGTALVTIAGLLNALKIVGKKIGDARIVLFGAGAANICTYKYLKAVGAKPGNIVVVDSKGPLHRGRADLEEMKRGNPWKYRIAVESNAEEVRDVAKAFEGADVVIAASSPGPGVIKKEWIRSMNKDAIVFAEANPVPEIWPWEAKEAGARIVATGRSDFPNQINNSLGFPAVFRGVLTVRARKMTDEMFLAAAHAIARYTEETGLHEDRIVPTMQETEMYVREAIAVAEKAMELGYARRKMSRSELEKEIREAIERPRRFMEIALRENLVKKWR, encoded by the coding sequence TTGGAGTCTAACTGGTTTTTGAAGTCTCTTGAGCTTCACCAGCTGTATAGAGGCAAGATCGAGATTGTTCCAAAGGTTCCCGTAACAGGTTTAGACGATTTCTCTATTTGGTATACACCTGGCGTGGCCGAGCCTAGCAAGAGGATTTATCAAGAAGGTGATGACCTCTCGTTCGAGTATACCTGGAGGTGGAACACGGCTGTTGTTGTAAGCGATGGTACAAGGGTTCTTGGCTTGGGTAGCATCGGCCCTGCAGCTGCTTTGCCTGTTATGGAGGGCAAGGCCCTTTTGTTTAAGTATCTCGGTGGCGTGGACGCCATCCCACTTGTTGTTGGTGAGAGGGATCCAGATAAATTCATCTATATTGTCAAGGCTCTTGAGCCGAGTTTTGGAGCTGTTAATCTAGAGGATATAGAGTCGCCGAAGTGCTTCTACATCCTCGAGAGGCTCCAGGAGATTCTAGACATACCTGTTTGGCACGACGATCAGCAGGGGACGGCCCTAGTAACCATAGCGGGTCTGCTAAACGCTTTGAAGATTGTCGGTAAAAAGATTGGAGATGCTAGAATCGTTTTGTTTGGCGCTGGAGCGGCGAATATATGCACATACAAGTATCTCAAGGCTGTTGGCGCGAAACCTGGTAACATAGTTGTTGTCGATAGCAAGGGGCCTTTGCATAGGGGTAGAGCTGATTTGGAGGAGATGAAGAGGGGCAACCCATGGAAGTATAGAATTGCTGTTGAGAGCAACGCTGAAGAGGTTAGAGATGTTGCAAAGGCTTTTGAGGGAGCAGATGTCGTTATAGCGGCTTCATCTCCTGGCCCAGGCGTTATTAAGAAGGAGTGGATAAGGTCTATGAACAAAGACGCCATTGTTTTTGCAGAGGCAAACCCAGTTCCAGAGATATGGCCTTGGGAAGCCAAGGAGGCTGGCGCAAGAATAGTTGCTACAGGTAGGAGTGATTTTCCGAATCAGATAAACAACAGCCTTGGGTTCCCAGCTGTCTTCAGGGGTGTTCTAACTGTTAGAGCCAGGAAGATGACAGATGAAATGTTTTTGGCAGCTGCACACGCAATAGCTAGGTACACAGAGGAGACTGGTCTGCACGAGGATAGGATAGTGCCGACAATGCAGGAGACAGAGATGTATGTGAGAGAGGCTATAGCAGTAGCGGAGAAGGCTATGGAGCTAGGATATGCAAGAAGAAAGATGTCTAGAAGCGAATTGGAGAAGGAGATTAGAGAGGCTATCGAAAGACCGAGAAGGTTTATGGAGATAGCCCTAAGAGAGAACCTGGTCAAGAAATGGAGATAG
- a CDS encoding ATP-binding cassette domain-containing protein, with protein MNRVVDVKNLWLRYGEEDWVLKNISFSVDTEKTVLIIGRSGCGKTSFARALTGVAQSIFGAEVKGEIQLCGKRLEEMGLREIQSCVQMVNQDPYTHFLEPIPIDDLVSYAETVYGESALEHVYRVAQAVGVKDLLERPITSLSGGQLKRLSIAKALITNPSVLILDEPLMWLDDVDGTEVILNTIRVARSSGKTVIVFEHRFKHLLDLVDEIYIMRRDLLEKLGKELFRGLNTDGSAPPAHSEYRYGGGGPASRCDVVLELRDVWHRYEDSKWVLRGVNMEICRGDTIVVYGANGSGKSTLLRILAGVVKPVKGVVKRYADVVYVPQIPHLFITEDSIAEEINSICRHKKIGGNCIEYGTSIVKSFGYTDLGATPLNLSWGQVTRLSTVLAYIASKNGVILLDEPFTGSTYFEAHQIIEALQRLESSAKIVTLSSKDYIPLIRGGKIYKIEDGVLKPFSYNENGIQRLVDLAKRIYVYE; from the coding sequence ATGAACAGGGTAGTGGATGTCAAGAATCTCTGGCTTAGATATGGGGAAGAGGACTGGGTTCTGAAAAACATAAGCTTTTCTGTAGATACTGAAAAGACTGTGCTCATCATTGGTAGGAGTGGGTGTGGAAAAACATCTTTTGCAAGAGCATTGACAGGTGTGGCCCAAAGCATTTTTGGTGCCGAGGTCAAGGGGGAGATACAGCTGTGCGGAAAAAGATTAGAGGAGATGGGTTTGAGGGAGATCCAAAGCTGTGTCCAGATGGTCAACCAAGACCCATACACACATTTTTTAGAGCCCATACCAATAGACGACCTAGTCAGCTATGCGGAAACAGTCTATGGAGAAAGCGCATTAGAGCATGTTTATAGAGTTGCACAAGCAGTTGGAGTTAAAGACCTTCTGGAGAGGCCAATAACAAGCCTCTCGGGGGGACAGCTAAAGAGGTTGTCTATAGCAAAAGCCCTCATAACAAATCCAAGTGTCTTGATACTTGACGAACCTCTTATGTGGCTTGACGATGTTGATGGGACTGAAGTTATTTTGAATACCATTAGAGTTGCTAGAAGCTCTGGAAAAACGGTTATAGTCTTTGAGCACAGATTCAAACATCTGCTGGATCTAGTCGACGAGATTTATATAATGCGGCGAGACTTGCTGGAAAAGCTTGGCAAAGAGCTCTTCAGAGGTTTGAATACAGATGGGTCTGCACCGCCTGCACATAGCGAGTATAGATATGGTGGCGGTGGCCCGGCGAGTAGATGTGATGTTGTTTTGGAGTTGAGAGATGTTTGGCACAGGTATGAGGATTCGAAATGGGTTTTAAGAGGGGTCAACATGGAGATTTGCAGAGGGGATACCATAGTTGTTTACGGTGCTAATGGATCTGGCAAATCAACTCTTCTAAGAATCTTGGCAGGGGTTGTAAAGCCTGTAAAAGGGGTTGTTAAAAGATATGCTGATGTTGTGTACGTTCCGCAGATACCCCACCTATTCATCACCGAGGACAGTATTGCAGAGGAGATCAACTCTATCTGTAGACACAAAAAGATTGGCGGCAACTGCATCGAGTATGGAACTAGCATTGTAAAGAGCTTTGGCTATACAGACCTTGGCGCAACCCCACTAAATTTGTCGTGGGGCCAGGTAACGAGGTTGTCGACAGTCCTAGCCTATATAGCTTCGAAAAATGGTGTTATACTGCTCGACGAGCCCTTTACAGGCTCTACATATTTCGAGGCACACCAGATTATAGAGGCTCTGCAGAGACTGGAGAGCTCTGCAAAGATTGTGACACTAAGCTCTAAAGACTACATACCTCTGATTAGAGGTGGCAAGATATACAAGATCGAGGATGGGGTGCTGAAACCGTTTAGCTATAACGAGAACGGTATACAGCGCCTTGTAGATTTGGCGAAGAGGATATACGTATATGAGTAG
- a CDS encoding phosphate uptake regulator PhoU translates to MRKIYRLQGIGGSIYVALPKEWLRRFNLDKGSAVEVSLESDGSLRIAPIREGGEGAGEEKKHLSEIEIFVERPGDVYTSLLTAYLRGFDMITLRFSTSAIEREVKSVIDSAKDLLLGLEAVEIESSYIVLRVLASEDMEMDSMVRNMHKTVRSMYLDALNSLKQNDVELAKAVVLRDRDVNKLYFYLTRTIRRKIQTVSLDPKTLLKLVDMRMLIKFIEEIGDEAKNAASALIEAFSKNLKIDENYATQIEDAVNRVDEIYKNVVMKAHEKSIEISELRQHMKTCLNVRDSMRSLRIKLAEEGRDYYWFLEFIKSFESIAMSVYDILSLMPFEIISTMIYE, encoded by the coding sequence TTGAGGAAAATCTATAGGTTGCAGGGTATTGGAGGCTCTATATATGTTGCATTGCCTAAGGAGTGGCTCAGAAGATTCAACTTGGATAAGGGCTCTGCTGTCGAGGTCTCTCTGGAGTCTGATGGAAGTCTTAGGATAGCCCCTATTAGAGAAGGTGGTGAGGGGGCTGGCGAGGAGAAGAAGCATTTGAGTGAGATAGAGATTTTTGTTGAGAGGCCTGGCGATGTCTACACATCGCTTTTAACAGCATATCTAAGGGGTTTCGACATGATAACACTTAGATTCTCTACAAGTGCTATTGAAAGAGAGGTTAAGAGTGTTATAGACTCTGCCAAGGATCTTCTCCTAGGCCTGGAGGCGGTGGAGATTGAGAGTAGCTACATAGTTTTGAGGGTTCTTGCATCAGAAGACATGGAGATGGACTCGATGGTCAGAAACATGCACAAAACAGTTAGGTCCATGTATCTAGACGCCCTAAACTCCCTCAAACAAAACGATGTTGAGCTGGCAAAAGCTGTTGTTCTGAGAGACAGGGATGTAAACAAACTCTACTTCTACCTAACAAGAACTATAAGAAGAAAGATACAGACAGTCTCCCTAGACCCAAAAACACTTCTAAAGCTAGTCGATATGAGAATGCTCATAAAATTCATAGAGGAGATAGGAGACGAAGCCAAAAACGCTGCCTCTGCATTGATAGAAGCCTTCTCAAAAAATCTCAAAATAGATGAAAACTACGCCACCCAAATAGAAGACGCCGTCAACAGAGTAGACGAGATCTACAAAAACGTCGTTATGAAAGCACATGAAAAATCCATCGAAATATCAGAGCTAAGACAACACATGAAAACATGCTTGAATGTTAGAGACTCTATGAGGAGCTTGAGAATAAAGCTGGCTGAAGAGGGAAGAGACTACTACTGGTTCCTAGAGTTCATAAAATCATTTGAAAGCATAGCTATGAGCGTCTACGACATTCTAAGCCTAATGCCATTCGAAATAATATCCACAATGATCTACGAATAG
- a CDS encoding sugar phosphate isomerase/epimerase family protein: MEIRFSTGIWVFGAGVERFAPTGYKPAKPIVELIKEAGRVEGLQGLEFHYPTEVNEENVKQVKDALSTANLRAVAIAPVLSQEAQWARGALSALDESTRRRAVERCKKAIDIARELGAEILIIWPGREGFDFPFTTDYRKLWNNYVSSIREVAEYGPEIKVALEYKIEDPSSYLLHGSAARALTTILELRMQGIKNVGINVEFAHAKLAKEYVPEAIVLISRYNALYHLHLNDIFTEVDLDLFPASVHLLEFAELLYWLKETNYSGWFGLDLFPRYLDAAEMVRQSIENVRAIYRALESIGWERIRKVIDSNNPIEAQKLIRELLRH; encoded by the coding sequence ATGGAGATAAGGTTTTCAACTGGTATATGGGTCTTCGGAGCTGGTGTAGAGAGGTTTGCTCCAACGGGCTACAAACCTGCCAAGCCAATTGTTGAGCTGATAAAAGAGGCCGGCAGGGTTGAGGGTCTCCAGGGCCTGGAGTTCCACTATCCAACAGAAGTCAATGAAGAGAACGTCAAGCAGGTTAAAGACGCTCTATCAACTGCAAATCTAAGGGCTGTGGCTATAGCCCCTGTGCTTTCCCAGGAGGCTCAGTGGGCTAGGGGAGCGCTATCGGCACTCGATGAGAGTACTAGGAGGAGGGCTGTTGAAAGATGTAAGAAGGCAATAGATATAGCTAGGGAGTTGGGGGCAGAGATACTAATTATATGGCCAGGTAGAGAAGGTTTTGACTTCCCATTCACAACAGACTATAGGAAGCTCTGGAACAACTATGTCTCTTCTATAAGAGAGGTAGCCGAGTATGGGCCAGAGATAAAGGTTGCGTTGGAGTACAAGATAGAGGATCCATCGAGCTACCTCCTACACGGCTCAGCAGCAAGAGCCCTGACAACAATACTAGAGCTTAGGATGCAGGGCATAAAGAATGTTGGTATAAACGTAGAGTTTGCCCATGCAAAACTAGCTAAAGAGTATGTGCCAGAGGCAATAGTCCTCATATCCAGATACAACGCATTGTACCACCTACACCTAAACGACATATTCACAGAGGTAGACCTAGACCTATTCCCAGCAAGCGTCCACCTACTAGAGTTTGCAGAGCTCCTATACTGGCTAAAAGAAACAAACTACAGCGGCTGGTTCGGCCTAGACCTATTCCCAAGATACCTAGACGCAGCCGAGATGGTCAGACAAAGCATAGAGAACGTAAGAGCCATATACAGAGCTCTAGAGAGCATCGGATGGGAGAGAATAAGAAAAGTCATAGACTCCAACAACCCGATAGAAGCCCAGAAACTGATAAGAGAGCTGTTGAGGCATTAG
- a CDS encoding hotdog domain-containing protein yields the protein MHQDLNDVVIPVGIRCTEFYRVGDAHVAWHVGALSTPSMILFMELTAMRCVEKYIPIGYTTVGFSVNVRHVSPAPPNAVVRVEAELVSREGRKLVFSVRTFLGERVVGEGVHERYIVFVERFLDKIRRSWL from the coding sequence ATGCACCAAGACCTTAACGATGTGGTTATACCTGTGGGCATTAGATGCACAGAGTTTTATAGGGTTGGGGATGCACATGTTGCGTGGCATGTCGGTGCTCTGTCAACCCCCTCTATGATACTTTTTATGGAGTTGACTGCAATGCGATGTGTTGAAAAGTATATTCCCATTGGCTACACAACCGTTGGCTTTTCTGTTAATGTGAGGCATGTCAGTCCAGCCCCTCCAAACGCTGTTGTTAGAGTTGAGGCAGAGCTTGTCTCTAGGGAGGGTAGAAAGCTTGTTTTCAGTGTTAGGACGTTCCTTGGTGAGAGGGTTGTTGGTGAGGGTGTTCACGAGCGGTATATAGTCTTTGTCGAGAGGTTTTTGGACAAGATAAGAAGGTCTTGGCTATGA
- a CDS encoding N-glycosylase/DNA lyase, whose product MLAINSRRVDELAEMVRAIGLEKIVVFEDIDPQFEAIKNLSRVCGSTAYLLAVLNSVISYRLSQPGEVYWSLFSDYAKSRCRSIEGLEKAVGLVKEFARMYNRVAVDQKLRRLEKIARCSQLEQAVLSTDLEAVRREIALCLDVEQDSKTVVFSAKMVYYVHKALSKKVSIPMTIPIPVDSRVAAITYLSGAIDVVGEATSEGHPLLKYSKTIRDVWMEIGRKSSTPPLNLDALIWHFGKYHNTKSIDHIYASEYSKLRQFLTPDEIMLIIRNLFYRLTK is encoded by the coding sequence TTGCTGGCTATAAACAGTAGAAGAGTTGATGAGCTGGCTGAAATGGTTAGAGCCATTGGGCTGGAAAAGATAGTGGTTTTTGAGGATATTGACCCCCAGTTCGAGGCTATCAAGAACCTGTCTAGGGTCTGCGGCTCTACAGCCTATCTCCTAGCTGTTCTCAATAGCGTTATCAGCTATAGGCTTTCCCAGCCTGGGGAGGTTTACTGGAGCCTCTTCTCAGACTATGCAAAAAGCAGGTGTAGGTCGATCGAGGGGCTGGAAAAAGCTGTTGGGCTTGTCAAAGAGTTTGCGAGAATGTATAACAGGGTTGCAGTTGATCAGAAGCTTAGAAGACTTGAGAAGATTGCTAGGTGTAGCCAGCTGGAGCAGGCTGTTTTGTCGACGGATCTAGAGGCTGTTAGGAGGGAGATAGCTCTGTGCCTAGATGTGGAACAAGACTCCAAGACCGTTGTTTTCTCAGCTAAAATGGTTTACTATGTGCACAAGGCACTCAGCAAAAAGGTGTCTATACCGATGACAATTCCAATACCTGTAGACAGCAGAGTTGCCGCAATAACCTATCTATCAGGAGCTATAGACGTAGTTGGCGAGGCTACTAGCGAGGGCCACCCCCTACTCAAATACAGCAAAACAATTAGAGACGTGTGGATGGAGATAGGCAGGAAATCCTCTACCCCACCACTAAACCTAGACGCACTCATATGGCACTTCGGAAAATACCACAACACAAAAAGCATAGACCACATATACGCCTCGGAATACAGCAAACTCAGGCAGTTTCTAACACCAGATGAGATAATGCTTATAATAAGAAACCTCTTCTACAGATTAACCAAATGA
- a CDS encoding alpha/beta hydrolase — protein sequence MPMICFEKPTTFPSAGYELSAHVHIPPQGPKNMVLMLHGFTGFKSEVNRLFIDIARALCKNGVAVFRFDYRGHGDSP from the coding sequence ATGCCTATGATCTGCTTCGAAAAACCTACAACATTTCCGAGTGCTGGCTATGAGCTTTCAGCCCATGTCCACATCCCGCCTCAAGGCCCAAAGAACATGGTTCTCATGCTTCACGGCTTCACAGGTTTTAAAAGCGAGGTCAACAGGCTTTTCATCGATATTGCAAGGGCTTTGTGTAAAAATGGCGTTGCTGTCTTCAGATTCGATTATAGGGGGCACGGAGATTCCCCCTAG
- a CDS encoding DUF3786 domain-containing protein, producing MCSGYTPWWKEVWGWDRVKDVLRTLPGRLGFERNRYLRFFRLRVDLESGEVFDEVLERFLSERERYGLYYVLYNYAQTAIDIGESREYITLTQICPAVHCPMVKQNIDAFKVLVDSVFSSNPDLLYKAAETFNYEKIDFGDAAVKVYTLPRVPIVVAIWFGEEGMPSSVSLLYDKNVSSYLECEAASIMGGVLLARLIISLGKSAGIDISNVRYGYRYQCPE from the coding sequence ATGTGCTCTGGTTATACTCCTTGGTGGAAAGAGGTTTGGGGTTGGGATAGGGTTAAAGATGTTTTAAGGACTTTGCCTGGTAGGCTTGGTTTCGAGAGGAATAGGTATTTGAGGTTTTTTAGACTTAGGGTTGATCTAGAGTCGGGAGAGGTTTTTGATGAGGTTTTAGAGAGGTTTTTAAGTGAGAGGGAGAGATATGGGCTATACTATGTGCTGTATAACTATGCACAAACAGCTATTGATATTGGGGAAAGCAGAGAATACATCACATTAACACAGATATGCCCTGCTGTTCACTGCCCCATGGTAAAGCAAAATATAGATGCGTTCAAGGTACTTGTAGATTCTGTCTTCTCATCCAATCCAGACCTTCTATACAAAGCTGCTGAGACATTTAACTACGAGAAAATAGATTTTGGGGATGCAGCTGTGAAGGTGTATACATTGCCGAGAGTCCCAATAGTTGTTGCTATATGGTTTGGCGAGGAAGGCATGCCATCATCAGTCTCACTGTTATATGACAAAAACGTTTCTAGCTACCTCGAATGCGAAGCAGCCTCAATCATGGGCGGGGTTCTGTTGGCAAGACTAATAATATCACTAGGCAAGTCAGCAGGTATAGATATAAGCAACGTTAGATATGGCTATAGGTATCAGTGCCCAGAATAA
- the glmS gene encoding glutamine--fructose-6-phosphate transaminase (isomerizing), with protein sequence MGGIFAALSPKKLNVIDVVSKGLKLLEYRGFNGSGIAITGDNGVAVYKDVLRIDGVYDKYGLGSLSSWIALGHTRYPTHGKPHISNTQPHTDCNNRIAVAGDGAIANYEMLKDEMIMREHKVISKCDFEVVAHIIEEHLNKGEDILTAVRNGLKDVNGYYSLSILDSRCRCIAAYVHGPPLYIGVSSDYVVVSSGKGAMHGLAEKYFKLNEGEIAVVSEDGVVVENTKGYRVDKEFKQMDIDARYVDKDGYPHHMLREIYEVPESLLRTLYSVQEKYLSFAAKLVADAEKVFIIGNGSSLYAANIGSYYLSELAGIASTVVSAAEFPLYHVDSVKPGTVVIAISQSGETSDVLASVFEAKLRGATILGITNYIGSRLANLSNLYLPIGAGPEVAIPATKTFTSTLLLLYLLALKAGVANHRIGKDEYGDMVEKVRRLASELASYTSFVDVQVGNIVKSIAGCRSGYVISRGITYPLALEAALKLKETAYIHAEGIEAGEFKHGSQTIIEQGIFTIFIMPIEQQALQATYELISMASEKGSTTIAIGFETDSKLREMTNIEKILIPPTPRHLAPIVLSLPIQFIAYRLGLILNRPVDNPRYLSKTIH encoded by the coding sequence TTGGGTGGAATATTCGCTGCACTATCCCCTAAGAAACTCAATGTTATTGACGTTGTCTCTAAGGGTCTTAAGCTTCTTGAGTACAGAGGCTTTAATGGTAGCGGAATAGCGATAACAGGTGACAATGGCGTTGCTGTATACAAAGATGTTCTGAGGATAGATGGTGTGTATGACAAGTATGGGCTGGGTAGCCTCTCTTCATGGATTGCACTAGGGCATACGAGATATCCTACACATGGCAAGCCACATATAAGCAATACCCAGCCACACACAGATTGCAACAATAGAATAGCTGTAGCTGGAGACGGGGCTATAGCCAACTATGAAATGCTGAAAGACGAGATGATTATGAGGGAACACAAAGTTATTTCTAAATGCGACTTCGAGGTTGTTGCACATATCATTGAGGAGCATCTCAACAAAGGTGAGGACATTTTAACTGCTGTTAGAAACGGTTTGAAGGATGTTAATGGATACTACAGCTTATCTATATTGGATTCGAGGTGTAGATGCATTGCAGCCTATGTTCATGGGCCACCTCTATACATAGGTGTATCCAGCGACTATGTGGTGGTATCATCTGGTAAAGGAGCTATGCATGGACTTGCTGAAAAGTATTTCAAGCTTAATGAAGGTGAAATAGCTGTCGTCAGCGAAGATGGTGTTGTCGTTGAGAATACTAAGGGGTATAGAGTAGATAAGGAGTTCAAACAAATGGATATCGATGCCAGGTATGTTGATAAAGATGGGTATCCACACCACATGCTTAGAGAAATTTATGAGGTTCCAGAATCTCTTTTAAGAACCTTGTATTCTGTTCAAGAGAAATACCTATCTTTTGCAGCCAAGCTTGTTGCAGATGCTGAAAAAGTTTTTATTATAGGCAACGGCTCTAGCCTCTACGCGGCTAATATAGGCTCTTACTACCTCTCGGAATTAGCTGGAATAGCATCTACTGTTGTGAGTGCTGCTGAGTTCCCACTATACCATGTAGATAGTGTTAAGCCTGGAACAGTTGTTATAGCAATTTCACAATCTGGTGAAACAAGTGATGTACTAGCATCTGTTTTCGAGGCTAAGCTAAGAGGAGCAACAATTCTCGGCATCACAAATTATATCGGCTCTAGATTAGCTAATCTATCGAATCTTTACCTACCAATTGGTGCTGGTCCAGAAGTGGCTATTCCAGCTACCAAGACGTTTACATCTACCTTATTGCTACTATACCTCCTTGCATTGAAGGCTGGCGTTGCGAATCATAGGATTGGCAAAGATGAATATGGTGACATGGTTGAGAAGGTTAGAAGGCTTGCTAGCGAATTGGCTAGCTATACAAGTTTTGTTGATGTACAGGTGGGGAATATTGTTAAAAGTATAGCTGGTTGTAGGAGTGGTTATGTGATTTCCAGAGGTATTACATATCCGCTAGCATTAGAAGCTGCACTAAAATTGAAAGAAACTGCGTATATCCACGCTGAAGGTATTGAAGCAGGCGAGTTTAAGCATGGGTCGCAGACAATAATTGAGCAAGGAATCTTCACAATATTTATAATGCCTATAGAGCAACAAGCTTTACAAGCAACCTACGAACTCATATCAATGGCATCAGAAAAAGGCTCTACAACCATTGCTATAGGATTTGAAACCGATTCCAAACTCCGCGAAATGACAAATATTGAAAAGATTCTTATCCCCCCTACACCAAGACACCTAGCGCCAATAGTACTATCACTTCCAATACAGTTTATAGCATATAGGCTAGGTTTAATCTTGAATAGACCTGTCGACAATCCAAGATACCTATCAAAAACCATCCACTAA
- a CDS encoding chromatin protein Cren7, with protein sequence MACTKPVKVKMPEGGEKELVPKKVWSLSPKGRKGVKIGLFQDPASGKYFRAKVPDDYPECS encoded by the coding sequence ATGGCCTGTACAAAGCCTGTTAAGGTTAAGATGCCTGAGGGTGGAGAGAAGGAGCTTGTTCCAAAGAAGGTCTGGAGCCTGTCTCCAAAGGGTAGGAAAGGGGTTAAGATAGGCCTATTCCAAGATCCAGCATCAGGAAAATACTTCAGAGCAAAAGTACCAGACGACTACCCAGAATGCAGCTAA